In one window of Caenimonas aquaedulcis DNA:
- a CDS encoding ABC transporter permease encodes MKRAFAHRSFVIGAILSILLVLAALLSFVWTPYSPYDIDIPSKLLPPSAAHWFGTDPYGRDVASLLLVGARASIAVGVIAVSIGLVIGTAFGLLAAARRGWTEEIIMRIADFGFAFPAILSAIMLTAVFGPGMVNAIIAIGIYNIPTFARITRASANAVWSREFVLAARACGKGAFSITMEHVLPNILSVLIVQATIRFAIAILAEAALSYLGLGTQPPQPSWGRMLSEAQTMLFQAPMLAVFPGVAIALAVMGLNLLGDGLSDLFDPRLARKR; translated from the coding sequence ATGAAACGCGCCTTCGCCCACCGCAGCTTCGTCATCGGCGCGATCCTCAGCATCCTGCTCGTGCTGGCTGCCCTGCTGTCCTTCGTCTGGACGCCCTACTCGCCCTACGACATCGACATACCTTCGAAGCTGCTGCCGCCGAGCGCGGCGCACTGGTTCGGCACGGACCCCTACGGGCGCGACGTCGCATCCCTGCTGCTCGTCGGCGCCCGCGCCTCCATCGCGGTGGGCGTCATCGCGGTCAGCATTGGCCTCGTGATCGGCACCGCGTTCGGCCTCCTCGCCGCGGCGCGGCGCGGCTGGACCGAAGAAATCATCATGCGCATCGCCGACTTCGGCTTCGCCTTCCCGGCGATCCTGTCGGCCATCATGCTCACCGCCGTGTTCGGGCCCGGCATGGTCAACGCGATCATCGCCATCGGCATCTACAACATCCCCACGTTCGCGCGGATCACACGCGCCTCGGCCAACGCGGTCTGGTCGCGCGAGTTCGTGCTGGCGGCGCGCGCCTGCGGCAAGGGCGCGTTCAGCATCACGATGGAGCACGTGCTGCCCAACATCCTTTCGGTGCTGATCGTGCAGGCCACCATCCGCTTCGCCATCGCCATCCTCGCGGAGGCGGCCCTCTCGTATCTCGGGCTCGGCACGCAGCCTCCGCAACCGTCGTGGGGCCGCATGCTGAGCGAAGCGCAGACCATGCTCTTCCAGGCGCCGATGCTGGCGGTGTTCCCTGGCGTCGCCATCGCACTGGCGGTGATGGGGCTCAACCTGCTGGGTGACGGCCTGAGCGACCTGTTCGACCCGCGCCTGGCGAGGAAGCGTTGA
- a CDS encoding ABC transporter permease yields the protein MSLFLFKRLITLVATLVGASIVVFLVLEILPGNAAQILMGPDASPEAVQALAVKLGIDQPPVQRYFHWIGGMLTGDLGLSYAYSSPVTELVLERLSLTVPLALMAMSITTVLALAAGIFAAARHNKLGDVGVMGLSQVGIAIPNFWFAILLILLFSVHLKWFSAGGFPGWDEGILPGLRALMLPAISLAVVQSAILARITRSAVLEVMREDFVRTARAKGVSRRGTMWRHVLRNAMIPVITVMGLQFAELLAGTIVVENVFYLPGLGRLIFQSISNRDLIVVRNCVMLLAAMVVIVNFVVDMLYAVIDPRVKASDI from the coding sequence ATGAGCTTGTTCCTCTTCAAGCGCCTCATCACCCTGGTCGCGACGCTGGTTGGCGCTTCCATCGTCGTGTTCCTGGTGCTGGAAATCCTTCCCGGCAATGCTGCTCAGATCCTCATGGGGCCGGACGCGTCTCCCGAGGCCGTGCAGGCTCTGGCCGTAAAGCTCGGCATCGACCAGCCGCCGGTGCAGCGCTACTTCCACTGGATCGGCGGCATGCTCACCGGCGATCTGGGGCTGAGCTACGCCTACAGCTCTCCCGTGACCGAGCTCGTCCTGGAGCGGCTCAGCCTGACCGTGCCGCTGGCGTTGATGGCCATGTCGATCACCACGGTGCTGGCCCTGGCGGCAGGCATCTTCGCCGCGGCGCGGCACAACAAGCTGGGCGACGTGGGCGTGATGGGGCTGTCGCAGGTGGGCATCGCGATCCCGAATTTCTGGTTCGCGATCCTGTTGATCCTGCTGTTCTCGGTACACCTCAAGTGGTTCTCCGCCGGCGGCTTTCCCGGTTGGGATGAAGGCATCCTGCCGGGGCTGCGCGCGCTCATGCTGCCCGCCATTTCGCTCGCCGTGGTGCAGTCCGCGATCCTCGCGCGGATCACGCGCTCGGCCGTGCTGGAAGTGATGCGCGAGGATTTCGTGCGCACGGCGCGCGCGAAGGGCGTCTCGCGCCGGGGCACCATGTGGCGGCACGTGCTGCGCAACGCGATGATCCCGGTGATCACCGTGATGGGCCTGCAGTTTGCCGAGTTGCTCGCCGGGACCATCGTCGTGGAGAACGTCTTCTACCTGCCCGGGCTCGGGCGGCTGATCTTCCAGTCGATTTCCAACCGCGACCTCATCGTGGTGCGCAACTGCGTGATGCTGCTCGCGGCGATGGTCGTCATCGTCAACTTCGTCGTCGACATGCTCTACGCCGTGATCGACCCCCGGGTGAAAGCCAGCGACATATGA
- a CDS encoding YfhL family 4Fe-4S dicluster ferredoxin, with protein sequence MALMITDECINCDVCEPECPNEAIFLGPEIYQIDAAKCTECVGHFDEPQCVQVCPVACIPINPEHIESRETLWERYRRLTAQAANPPSAS encoded by the coding sequence ATGGCACTGATGATTACCGACGAGTGCATCAACTGCGATGTCTGTGAGCCCGAGTGCCCGAACGAAGCGATCTTCCTCGGCCCGGAGATCTACCAGATCGATGCGGCCAAGTGCACGGAGTGTGTCGGGCACTTCGACGAGCCGCAGTGCGTGCAGGTGTGCCCCGTGGCCTGCATCCCCATCAACCCGGAGCACATCGAAAGCCGGGAGACGCTGTGGGAAAGGTATCGCCGCCTCACCGCGCAGGCGGCGAACCCGCCGTCGGCTAGCTAG
- the pth gene encoding aminoacyl-tRNA hydrolase: MIKLFVGLGNPGSEYEATRHNVGFWWVDELARELKVQLTSERSYHGLVARTTIHGQTVWLLEPQTFMNLSGKSVAALARFFKIAPEEILVVHDELDVVPGQAKLKFGGSHAGHNGLRDIHAQLGTGDYWRLRLGIGHPGVKSEVINWVLKKPAPDQREAIEDCMARTLKAVPAMLAGEMEKATLLVHTSKPPRPKPPRPEGL; this comes from the coding sequence ATGATCAAACTGTTCGTCGGTCTCGGCAATCCCGGAAGCGAATACGAAGCCACGCGCCATAACGTCGGCTTCTGGTGGGTGGATGAACTCGCGCGAGAGCTCAAGGTGCAGCTCACGTCCGAACGCAGCTACCACGGGCTGGTGGCACGCACCACGATCCATGGCCAGACCGTGTGGCTGCTCGAACCGCAGACCTTCATGAACCTGTCCGGAAAATCCGTCGCGGCACTCGCGCGCTTCTTCAAGATCGCGCCCGAGGAGATCCTGGTCGTGCACGACGAACTCGACGTCGTGCCGGGCCAGGCCAAGCTCAAGTTCGGCGGCAGCCACGCCGGCCACAACGGCTTGCGCGACATCCACGCACAACTCGGCACCGGCGATTACTGGCGCCTGCGCCTGGGCATCGGCCATCCGGGCGTGAAGTCCGAGGTGATCAACTGGGTGTTGAAGAAGCCCGCGCCCGACCAGCGCGAAGCGATCGAGGATTGCATGGCGCGCACCTTGAAGGCCGTGCCCGCGATGCTGGCGGGTGAGATGGAAAAGGCGACGCTGCTCGTGCACACCAGCAAGCCGCCCCGGCCCAAGCCGCCACGCCCCGAAGGCCTCTGA
- a CDS encoding 50S ribosomal protein L25/general stress protein Ctc produces MKFVAFERAKQGTGASRRLRNTGKTPGIVYGGEGQPQLIELDHNALWHALKKEAFHSTILEMELGGKAGKVLLRDVQYHPYKQQVTHIDFQRVDAKTKLHMKVPFHYVKAEESQAVKFENCVVNHVMSELDISCLPADLPEFIEVDLSGMKKGMSLHLNEITLPKGVTAVTRGKPNPVIVSMVLTGGEEPADATAPAADAAAPAADAKAAPAGKGAPAAKGDAKGGDKAAPAAKAPAAKAPAKK; encoded by the coding sequence ATGAAATTCGTCGCTTTTGAGCGCGCAAAGCAGGGCACGGGTGCGAGCCGCCGTCTCCGCAATACGGGCAAGACCCCGGGCATCGTCTACGGCGGTGAAGGCCAGCCGCAACTCATCGAGCTGGACCACAACGCGTTGTGGCATGCCCTGAAGAAGGAAGCCTTCCACTCGACCATCCTGGAAATGGAACTCGGCGGCAAGGCCGGCAAGGTCCTGCTGCGCGACGTGCAATACCACCCGTACAAGCAGCAGGTCACCCACATCGACTTCCAGCGCGTGGACGCCAAGACCAAGCTGCACATGAAGGTGCCGTTCCACTACGTCAAGGCCGAGGAATCGCAGGCCGTCAAGTTCGAGAACTGTGTCGTCAACCACGTCATGTCCGAACTCGACATCTCCTGCCTGCCGGCCGACCTGCCCGAGTTCATCGAGGTGGACCTGTCGGGCATGAAGAAGGGCATGTCCCTGCACCTGAACGAGATCACGCTGCCCAAGGGCGTGACCGCCGTCACGCGCGGCAAGCCGAACCCGGTGATCGTGTCGATGGTGCTCACCGGCGGCGAAGAGCCGGCGGATGCGACCGCACCGGCGGCCGACGCAGCTGCTCCCGCAGCGGATGCCAAGGCCGCACCGGCCGGCAAGGGTGCTCCGGCTGCCAAGGGCGATGCGAAGGGTGGCGACAAGGCCGCTCCCGCCGCCAAGGCGCCCGCTGCCAAGGCACCTGCCAAGAAGTAA
- a CDS encoding ribose-phosphate pyrophosphokinase, whose protein sequence is MQVVPHPDFMVFTGNANPALASEIAGHLGISLGAASVGRFSDGEVTVEINTNVRARDVFVVQSTCAPTNENLMELLIMVDALKRASAERISAVIPYFGYARQDRRPRSSRVPISAKVVANLLQTVGVSRVLTMDLHADQIQGFFDIPVDNIYASPVLLSDVRSKNYEDLIVVSPDVGGVVRARALAKQLNTDLAIIDKRRPRANVSEVMHVIGEIEGRNCVIMDDMIDTAGTLVKAAEVLKERGAKKVYAYCTHPIFSGPAIDRIANGAALDEVVVTNTIPLSDAGRTCKKIRQLTVAPLIAETIQRIAKGESVMSLFSDQENLF, encoded by the coding sequence ATGCAGGTTGTTCCTCATCCCGACTTCATGGTGTTCACCGGCAACGCCAATCCGGCGCTCGCGTCGGAAATCGCGGGGCATCTGGGCATTTCCCTGGGAGCGGCCAGCGTGGGGCGTTTTTCCGATGGTGAAGTCACCGTCGAGATCAACACCAACGTTCGCGCGCGCGACGTCTTCGTGGTCCAGTCCACCTGCGCCCCGACGAACGAGAATTTGATGGAATTGCTGATCATGGTGGACGCGCTCAAGCGCGCGTCCGCCGAACGGATCAGCGCCGTGATCCCGTATTTCGGCTACGCCCGCCAGGACCGCCGCCCGCGCTCGTCGCGCGTGCCGATCTCGGCGAAGGTGGTGGCCAACCTGCTGCAGACGGTCGGGGTGTCGCGCGTGCTGACGATGGACTTGCACGCCGACCAGATCCAGGGGTTCTTCGACATTCCCGTGGACAACATCTATGCGTCGCCGGTGTTGCTGTCGGATGTGCGATCGAAGAATTACGAAGACCTGATCGTGGTCTCGCCCGACGTCGGCGGTGTGGTTCGCGCCCGGGCGCTGGCCAAGCAGCTGAACACGGATCTCGCGATCATCGACAAGCGCCGCCCGCGGGCGAACGTGAGCGAAGTGATGCACGTGATCGGCGAAATCGAAGGCCGCAACTGCGTGATCATGGACGACATGATCGACACGGCCGGCACGCTGGTGAAGGCCGCCGAGGTGCTCAAGGAGCGCGGCGCGAAGAAGGTTTATGCCTATTGCACGCACCCGATCTTCTCGGGGCCGGCGATCGATCGGATCGCCAACGGCGCGGCGCTGGACGAAGTGGTGGTAACCAACACCATCCCGCTGTCCGACGCGGGCCGCACGTGCAAGAAAATCCGGCAGCTCACCGTGGCGCCGCTGATCGCCGAGACGATCCAGCGCATCGCGAAGGGCGAGTCGGTGATGAGTTTGTTCTCGGACCAGGAAAACCTCTTCTAG
- the ispE gene encoding 4-(cytidine 5'-diphospho)-2-C-methyl-D-erythritol kinase, protein MKAIYDVPAPAKLNLFLHVTGRRDDGMHLLQSVFMLIDWCDTLHFEVRPDATVSREDLGRPLPPDDLVLRAARALQVASGTRLGAHIGIDKRLPEQAGMGGGSSDAASCLLALNRLWGAGLSLPALATIGLTLGADVPFFLGGYNAWVEGIGESLTPVRLPPGRFAVVKPPQGLPTAGIFGHPRLTRDSEPAIISGFAANPGPDAWNDIWKFGRNDLQGVAQELCPGVTQALDWLGSQGLSGRMTGSGSAVFAHLGAGKSLKAAPEGWLARECGNLEAHPLAGWAPSDDISVGG, encoded by the coding sequence ATGAAGGCGATCTACGACGTCCCGGCGCCGGCCAAGCTCAACCTGTTCCTCCACGTGACGGGGCGGCGGGACGACGGCATGCACCTGCTGCAGTCCGTCTTCATGCTGATCGACTGGTGCGACACCCTGCATTTCGAAGTCCGACCGGACGCCACCGTGTCCCGGGAAGATCTCGGCCGCCCGTTGCCGCCCGACGATCTGGTGCTCCGCGCGGCCCGCGCCCTCCAAGTTGCATCCGGCACACGGCTGGGGGCGCATATCGGCATCGACAAGCGCCTGCCGGAGCAGGCGGGAATGGGCGGGGGCTCGTCGGATGCAGCCAGTTGCCTGCTGGCCCTCAACCGCCTTTGGGGCGCTGGCCTGTCCCTGCCGGCGCTCGCCACGATCGGCCTCACGCTGGGGGCGGACGTCCCCTTCTTCCTCGGCGGATACAACGCGTGGGTCGAGGGGATCGGGGAGTCGCTGACGCCCGTGCGCCTGCCTCCCGGGCGGTTCGCCGTGGTCAAGCCGCCGCAGGGGCTGCCGACCGCGGGAATCTTCGGCCATCCCAGGCTGACCCGCGACAGTGAGCCTGCTATAATTTCAGGCTTTGCTGCAAACCCGGGGCCGGATGCCTGGAATGACATCTGGAAGTTCGGCCGCAACGATTTGCAAGGCGTCGCCCAGGAGCTTTGTCCCGGCGTCACCCAGGCCCTCGATTGGCTGGGGTCGCAGGGATTGAGCGGTCGGATGACCGGTTCGGGAAGCGCGGTTTTCGCGCATCTGGGTGCCGGAAAGTCCCTGAAAGCGGCGCCTGAAGGTTGGTTGGCACGTGAATGCGGCAATTTGGAGGCTCATCCTCTGGCGGGATGGGCTCCCAGCGACGATATATCGGTTGGCGGCTGA
- a CDS encoding outer membrane lipoprotein LolB, with translation MTGARLRVSLLAASALFLAGCASAPKTERALAQDEGPWSGRLALQVEGNQSQSFAAGFDLRGNAASGELTLSNPLGGTLAVLSWAPGSAMLRNGGQTRQFESVDALVAHATGSAIPVAALFDWLRGTNTPVPGWQANLSLLPQGRLSAHRTHPQPEADLRIALER, from the coding sequence ATGACCGGCGCCCGTCTGCGGGTGAGCCTGCTGGCCGCATCGGCTCTGTTCCTCGCAGGGTGCGCCAGCGCCCCGAAGACCGAGCGGGCGTTGGCGCAGGACGAGGGCCCCTGGAGCGGCCGGCTCGCATTGCAGGTGGAGGGCAACCAGAGCCAGTCGTTCGCGGCGGGCTTCGACCTCCGTGGCAACGCCGCCAGCGGCGAGCTGACGCTGAGCAATCCCCTGGGCGGCACACTGGCCGTACTGAGTTGGGCGCCGGGCAGTGCGATGCTGCGCAATGGCGGGCAGACGCGCCAGTTCGAATCGGTCGACGCCCTCGTGGCCCATGCCACGGGGTCGGCGATCCCTGTCGCGGCGCTCTTCGACTGGCTCCGCGGCACGAACACGCCCGTGCCGGGCTGGCAAGCCAACCTCAGCCTGCTCCCGCAGGGCCGGCTGAGCGCGCATCGCACGCACCCCCAGCCCGAGGCGGACCTTCGCATCGCCCTCGAGCGATGA
- a CDS encoding tetratricopeptide repeat protein encodes MKRIPPAAAALLALFLALGAAAQPADKPDDEDETPAINSPLDASLFYQLLLGEINARGTEAEPGTGFALMLDAARKTNDPGLYQRAMEIAYQNRSGEDALQAARAWKAAHPQSREANRFVLRLVLQLNRVAESVEPLRTDLALASEKDRDAVFAIIPQAYARASDKKLAASVVEQALADYLNQPATAAAAWTAVGRVRLAAGDTTGALEAARRGQAADARAEGPAMLAIELMDPKLPQAEALVRRYMESKPLPEMRMNYARALLDAQRYAEASQQLNVVTAEKPDYPQAWLAQGMLQLQDNSDAAAEASLKRYIELAQAQPAGEERARGLAQAYMSLSRVAEKRKDFALAGAWLDRIENAQDLLAAQNRRASILARQGKLDEARKLLRALPERNADDARMKLTAEVQLLRDNKQYKAGYDLIAQAAARQPFDADLVYEQAMLAEKMGSLPEMERLLRELIAAKPDYHSAYNALGYSFAERNVRLPEAKQLIQKALSYAPDDPFISDSLAWVEFRMGNKPEALRILDVAYKARPDADIAAHLGEVLWSLGQRDRATAIWKEGLLLNSENETLQETLKRLRVKP; translated from the coding sequence ATGAAGCGAATCCCCCCTGCAGCAGCCGCCTTACTCGCGCTTTTCCTGGCGCTTGGCGCCGCTGCGCAACCCGCCGACAAGCCAGACGACGAAGACGAAACGCCAGCGATCAACTCGCCGCTGGACGCCAGCCTCTTCTATCAGCTGCTGCTGGGCGAGATCAACGCCCGCGGTACCGAAGCCGAGCCCGGCACCGGCTTCGCGCTGATGCTGGACGCCGCGCGCAAGACGAACGACCCCGGCCTGTACCAGCGGGCGATGGAAATCGCCTACCAGAACCGCTCCGGCGAGGACGCCTTGCAGGCGGCGCGCGCATGGAAAGCCGCGCATCCGCAGTCGCGCGAAGCCAATCGTTTCGTGTTGCGCCTGGTGCTGCAGCTCAATCGCGTCGCGGAGAGCGTCGAGCCGCTCAGGACGGATTTGGCGCTTGCGAGCGAGAAGGACCGCGACGCGGTGTTCGCGATCATTCCGCAGGCCTATGCGCGGGCCAGCGACAAGAAGCTCGCAGCCAGCGTGGTGGAACAGGCGCTCGCGGACTACCTCAACCAGCCGGCGACTGCGGCTGCCGCGTGGACCGCGGTGGGACGCGTTCGCCTGGCCGCCGGCGACACCACGGGCGCGCTCGAAGCGGCGCGGCGCGGGCAGGCCGCGGATGCGCGGGCGGAAGGCCCCGCAATGCTTGCCATCGAGTTGATGGACCCAAAACTGCCGCAGGCCGAAGCACTCGTGCGGCGCTACATGGAGTCGAAGCCGCTGCCCGAGATGCGCATGAACTACGCGCGCGCGCTCCTGGACGCGCAGCGCTACGCGGAAGCGTCTCAGCAATTGAACGTGGTTACGGCGGAGAAGCCCGACTATCCGCAAGCCTGGCTTGCGCAGGGCATGCTGCAGTTGCAGGACAACAGTGACGCGGCCGCCGAAGCTTCGCTCAAGCGCTACATCGAACTGGCGCAGGCGCAACCGGCGGGCGAGGAACGGGCGCGTGGACTGGCGCAGGCGTACATGTCGCTCTCGCGCGTTGCCGAAAAGCGCAAGGACTTCGCACTTGCCGGCGCTTGGCTCGACCGCATCGAAAATGCGCAGGACCTGCTGGCGGCGCAGAACCGCCGCGCATCCATTCTGGCCAGGCAGGGCAAGCTGGACGAAGCACGCAAGCTGCTGCGAGCCCTTCCCGAGCGCAACGCCGACGATGCGCGCATGAAACTCACGGCGGAAGTGCAACTCCTTCGCGACAACAAGCAATACAAGGCTGGTTACGACCTGATCGCCCAGGCGGCGGCGCGCCAACCCTTCGACGCGGACCTCGTTTATGAGCAGGCGATGCTGGCGGAAAAAATGGGCAGCCTGCCGGAAATGGAGCGCCTGCTGCGGGAGCTGATCGCGGCCAAGCCCGATTACCACTCGGCGTACAACGCGCTTGGCTATTCCTTCGCGGAGCGCAATGTGCGATTGCCGGAAGCCAAGCAGCTCATCCAGAAGGCGCTGAGTTATGCGCCGGACGACCCCTTCATCAGCGACAGCCTCGCGTGGGTGGAATTCCGCATGGGCAACAAGCCGGAAGCGCTGAGGATCCTGGACGTGGCTTACAAAGCGCGGCCCGACGCGGACATCGCCGCCCATCTTGGGGAAGTCCTGTGGAGCCTGGGACAGCGCGATCGAGCCACAGCGATCTGGAAGGAAGGCCTGCTGCTCAACAGCGAAAACGAAACCTTGCAGGAAACGCTCAAGCGCCTGCGGGTCAAGCCATGA
- the mutM gene encoding bifunctional DNA-formamidopyrimidine glycosylase/DNA-(apurinic or apyrimidinic site) lyase encodes MPELPEVEVTRLSFADRIAGATILAVRMGKALRWPLGIDPRLLEGRRILQVRRRGKYLLLDLDEGLLLLHLGMSGSLNFSPTQPEPGPHTHFDMETTRGALRLNDPRRFGAVVYAPAEDSSVARKLLGALGVEPLEAGFGAEAFHAGLRKRNAAVKQVLLAGDIVVGVGNIYASEALFLARIRPTTRASRIGRARSDRLHAAIREVLARAVAKGGSTLRDFSSAQGESGYFQLEAMVYDREGLPCRICGTAIKAIRQGQRSTFYCPHCQK; translated from the coding sequence ATGCCCGAACTGCCGGAAGTCGAAGTTACCCGCCTGAGTTTTGCCGACCGGATCGCCGGTGCCACGATCCTGGCGGTGCGCATGGGCAAAGCGCTGCGTTGGCCGCTCGGCATTGACCCCCGCCTGCTGGAGGGGCGCAGGATCCTGCAGGTGCGCCGCCGGGGGAAATACCTGTTGCTGGACCTCGACGAGGGTCTTCTCCTGTTACATCTCGGGATGTCCGGCAGCCTGAATTTCTCTCCCACCCAGCCCGAGCCCGGTCCGCACACCCATTTCGACATGGAGACGACGCGCGGCGCGCTCCGGCTGAACGACCCGCGCCGCTTCGGCGCGGTGGTTTACGCGCCCGCGGAGGACTCGTCTGTCGCGCGCAAGCTCCTGGGCGCGTTGGGGGTGGAGCCCCTTGAGGCCGGTTTCGGTGCGGAAGCATTCCACGCAGGCTTGCGAAAGCGCAACGCGGCCGTGAAACAGGTCCTGCTGGCGGGGGACATCGTGGTGGGTGTGGGAAATATCTACGCGTCCGAAGCGCTGTTTCTCGCGCGCATCCGGCCCACGACGCGGGCCTCCCGCATCGGGAGAGCCCGTTCGGACCGGCTGCACGCGGCGATACGCGAGGTGCTGGCGCGCGCGGTGGCCAAGGGCGGGAGTACCTTGCGGGATTTTTCCAGTGCGCAGGGCGAGAGCGGCTACTTCCAGCTCGAGGCCATGGTGTACGACCGCGAGGGATTGCCGTGCCGCATATGCGGCACCGCCATCAAGGCGATACGGCAGGGACAGCGCTCCACGTTCTACTGCCCGCATTGCCAGAAATGA
- a CDS encoding dynamin family protein, which yields MGTSFNEQFDQHGHWRREFALRLKLLSEWLKDHDLLDSAVEERLRRLETQMRSDKVMVAFVAEFSRGKSELINAIFFAGYKRRIMPASAGRTTMCPTELGYDGDVPPCLRLLPIETRLQPQALMEWRAVPEKWTRVDLDVNDPAQLAKAFEKVAEIRHVTKEEAKALGFWHDDAPTENPMVNSQGLVEIPRWRHALINIAHPLLKQGLVILDTPGLNAIGAEPELTVNLIPQAHAVVFILAADTGVTKSDLSIWREHLITEADNIESRLVVLNKIDTMWDSLSTPVQVQAQIDRQRATSAEILGLPKEQVIPVSAQKGLVAKVNDDAQLLQASQLPVLERALSQGVMGQRQRILRAAVSGGIGELRTEAGRAIHIRRRDLAEQMQELKGLRGKNTSVIKHMRARIEQEQGDFDVSGARIHAVRSVHLKLLREVFVLLGTATLKTEMAELTTALRQPGIKLGVKKAYAATFERMRSGLRTAQSTSAEIQTMLTGTFRQLNAEYGFSLQAPREPDLERFIRDLDLVERSHNQYLGIGNAFRLAQPEFADRLVRALATRLRTVYESALGEVELWNKSAAAQLDAQLRERRRNFGRRIEAIERIQQAASGLDDRITEIATQEHALDQLDLKLTELTGHLIDIPEGAPPAEPALQPA from the coding sequence GTGGGCACCTCCTTCAACGAACAATTCGACCAGCATGGCCACTGGCGGCGCGAGTTCGCCCTGCGTCTGAAGCTGCTGTCCGAATGGCTCAAGGACCACGACCTGCTCGACTCCGCGGTCGAGGAGCGCCTGCGCCGCCTCGAGACGCAGATGCGCTCCGACAAGGTCATGGTTGCCTTCGTCGCCGAGTTTTCGCGCGGCAAGTCCGAGTTGATCAACGCGATCTTCTTCGCCGGTTACAAGCGCCGCATCATGCCGGCGAGCGCCGGGCGCACGACCATGTGCCCGACCGAACTCGGCTACGACGGCGACGTCCCGCCTTGCCTTCGGCTGCTGCCGATCGAGACCCGGTTGCAGCCGCAGGCGCTGATGGAATGGCGCGCCGTGCCCGAAAAGTGGACACGCGTCGACCTCGACGTGAACGACCCGGCGCAACTTGCGAAGGCCTTCGAGAAGGTGGCGGAGATCCGGCACGTCACGAAGGAAGAAGCGAAGGCGCTGGGTTTCTGGCACGACGACGCGCCGACCGAAAACCCGATGGTCAACTCGCAGGGGCTGGTCGAAATTCCGCGCTGGCGCCACGCCCTCATCAACATCGCGCATCCGCTGCTCAAGCAGGGCCTGGTCATCCTCGACACGCCCGGACTCAACGCGATCGGCGCGGAACCCGAACTCACGGTCAACCTGATTCCGCAGGCGCACGCCGTCGTGTTCATCCTCGCGGCGGACACAGGCGTCACGAAGTCCGATCTCTCGATCTGGCGTGAACACCTCATCACCGAGGCGGACAACATCGAGTCGCGCCTCGTGGTCCTGAACAAGATCGACACGATGTGGGATTCGCTTTCCACCCCGGTGCAGGTCCAGGCGCAGATCGACCGCCAGCGCGCGACCTCCGCTGAAATCCTCGGGCTGCCGAAGGAACAGGTCATCCCCGTGTCCGCGCAGAAGGGGCTCGTCGCCAAGGTCAACGACGATGCGCAGCTATTGCAAGCCAGCCAGCTGCCCGTGCTGGAACGCGCCCTCAGCCAGGGTGTGATGGGCCAGCGCCAGCGGATCCTTCGCGCGGCGGTGTCCGGCGGCATCGGCGAACTGCGCACGGAGGCGGGCCGTGCGATCCACATCCGCCGCCGCGACCTCGCCGAGCAGATGCAGGAGCTCAAGGGCCTGCGCGGCAAGAACACGTCCGTCATCAAGCACATGCGTGCGCGCATCGAGCAGGAGCAGGGGGACTTCGATGTGAGCGGCGCCCGCATCCACGCCGTGCGTTCGGTGCACCTGAAGCTGCTTCGCGAAGTCTTCGTGCTGCTGGGCACCGCCACGCTCAAGACGGAGATGGCCGAGCTCACCACCGCCTTGCGCCAGCCCGGCATCAAGCTCGGCGTGAAGAAGGCCTACGCCGCGACTTTCGAGCGGATGCGCTCGGGCTTGCGCACGGCCCAGTCCACCAGCGCGGAAATCCAGACGATGCTGACGGGCACGTTCCGCCAGCTCAATGCGGAATATGGCTTTTCGCTGCAGGCGCCGCGTGAGCCGGACCTCGAGCGCTTCATCCGCGACCTGGACCTCGTGGAGCGAAGCCACAACCAGTACCTGGGGATCGGCAATGCATTCCGGCTTGCACAGCCCGAGTTCGCGGACCGTCTGGTGCGCGCGCTGGCGACCCGGCTCCGCACGGTCTACGAATCGGCGTTGGGAGAGGTCGAGTTGTGGAACAAGTCCGCGGCCGCCCAGCTCGATGCCCAACTGCGCGAACGCCGCCGAAATTTCGGCCGCCGCATCGAAGCCATCGAACGCATCCAGCAGGCGGCGAGCGGTCTCGACGACCGCATCACGGAGATCGCGACGCAGGAACATGCCCTCGACCAGCTCGACCTGAAACTGACCGAGCTCACCGGCCACCTCATCGACATCCCCGAAGGCGCGCCCCCCGCCGAGCCTGCGCTGCAGCCGGCATGA